The following are from one region of the Nitrospirota bacterium genome:
- a CDS encoding PEP-CTERM sorting domain-containing protein, whose product MLTQRIMFFLAAPILVIAVLCAPAITMANPVNDTFTDISGQGLDPGNLILVDEHGGPNGWGDESVSVAWSYAYGPNQDLRVSITNTSSHTMMDTILAFEQSAFNWKGSTLQADTWDGVDGSGDAAYWFGSIAPGSTSVRLIDVKYGEPGYSALGLLYNSKGLDGTMPGSNVSILHAAPEPISSALFLTGAAMLGLRRFRKTRSS is encoded by the coding sequence ATGCTAACACAGCGTATTATGTTTTTTCTGGCAGCGCCAATTCTTGTTATTGCGGTTCTATGCGCTCCTGCTATTACAATGGCTAATCCGGTAAACGACACTTTCACCGATATAAGCGGGCAAGGTCTGGATCCCGGGAATTTAATATTGGTTGACGAGCACGGGGGACCAAATGGCTGGGGCGATGAATCTGTCTCAGTTGCGTGGTCATATGCCTATGGTCCTAATCAGGACCTGCGAGTGAGTATAACAAATACTTCAAGCCATACTATGATGGACACGATTTTGGCCTTTGAACAAAGCGCCTTTAACTGGAAAGGCAGTACGCTTCAAGCCGATACGTGGGACGGCGTTGACGGCAGTGGCGATGCCGCTTACTGGTTTGGCAGTATTGCTCCCGGAAGTACAAGCGTGCGGTTAATCGATGTGAAGTATGGCGAGCCAGGTTATTCAGCTTTGGGACTTTTGTATAACAGTAAGGGTCTTGACGGTACGATGCCAGGCAGCAATGTAAGTATCCTTCATGCTGCTCCTGAACCAATAAGCTCAGCCCTTTTCTTAACCGGCGCAGCAATGTTAGGATTAAGACGTTTCCGGAAAACAAGGAGTTCTTAA